The Pseudonocardia broussonetiae DNA segment GCCGCCGGGGGTGATGCGGCCGAGGAACTCGCCGAACGCGTCGACGTAGGCCTGCGGGGTGCCGTAGTGGTCGAGGTGGTCGGCCTCGACGTTCGTGACGACCGCGACGGTCGGGCTGAACGCCAGGAACGAGGCGTCGCTCTCGTCGGCCTCGGCGACGAACACGTCGCCGGTGCCCTCGTGCGCCCCCGACCCCGACGACGCGAGGTCGCCGCCGATCGCGAACGACGGGTCGAGCCCGGCGTGCTGCAGCGCGACGGTGAGCATCGAGGTGGTGGAGGTCTTGCCCGCGGTGCCGGTGACGCAGGCGAGCAGGCGCCCGGTGGTCAGCGCGGCGAGGGCCTGGGCGCGGTGCGCGACCTCCAGGCCGCGCTCGCGGGCCGCGGCGAGCTCGGGGTTGGACTCCCGGATCGCCGACGACACGACGACGGTGGCCGGGGCCTGCGGCAGGTGCGCGGGGTCGTGCCCGACCTCGACCCGCGCGCCCAGTGCCCGCAGGGCCAGCACGATCCGCGAGTCCTTGGCGTCGGACCCGGAGACCTCGGCGCCGCGGGCCAGCAGGATGCGGGCGATGCCGCTCATCCCGGCGCCGCCGATGCCGATCAGGTGGACGCGGTCGCGCAGGACCACGGGCTCGGTGGGTGTCATGCCCGCGCCACCTCCAGGACGACCCGGGCGAGCCGCTCGTCGGCGTCGGCGTGGCCGGACGCGCGCGCCGCCGCCCCCATCGCGGCCAGCCGGGCGGGGTCGGTGAGCAGCGGCAGCAGCTCGGTGAGGACGCGGTCGCCGGTGAGCTCGTCGTCGGGCACGAGGATCCCGCCCCCGGCCGCGACGACCGGGCCGGCGTTGAGCGCCTGCTCGCCGTTGCCGTGCGGGAGCGGCACGTAGACCGCCGGCAGGCCGACGGCCGACACCTCGGCCACGGTCATCGCCCCGGCGCGCCCGAGGACGGCGTCGGCGGCGGCGTAGGCCAGGTGCATGTCGTCGATGTAGGGCAGCGGGACGTACCCGGGTGCGGGCGGGGCCGCGGTGCCGCCGCGGCCGTGGGCGTGCAGGACCGACACCCGGGCGTCGAGCAGGCCGGGCAGGGCCGCGGCGACGGCCGTGTTGAGCGTCCGCGCGCCCTGGCTGCCGCCGAAGACGAGCAGCACCGGGCCGTCGGCGGGCAGGCCGTACTTCCGGCGGGCCTCGGCGCGCAGGCCCGCGCGGTCGAGCTGGGTGACGGCGCGGCGCAGCGGGATCCCGAGCACCTGCGCGCCGGGCAGCCCCGACCCCGGGACGGCCGCGACCACCCGCGCCGCGAACCGCGCGCCGACCTTGTTGGCCAGCCCGGCGCGGGCGTTCGCCTCGTGCACGACGATCGGGACGCGCCCGCGGGCGCCGAGGTAGGCGGGCAGGGCGACGTAGCCGCCGAAGCCGACCACGACATCGGCGTCGACCTCGGCCAGCACCTGCCGCACCCGCTTCACCGCACCCCGGACGCGGCCGGGCAGCTTGAGCAGGTCGGCACTGGGCCTGCGCGGGAGCGGGACCGGCGGGATCAGCTCCAGCGGGTAGCCGCGGGCCGGCACGAGCGTGGTGTCCAGGCCCCGCTCGGTGCCCAGTGCCGTGACCCGCGCGTCGGGGTGCAGCCGTCGCACGGCGTCGGCGAGGGCGAGGGCGGGCTCGATGTGCCCGGCGCTCCCCCCGCCCGCGACGACGACCGACAGCGCTCTCATCGGACCCTGGCCGACGCGCGGGTGACCGGCGCCCGGTAGGGCTCCGGCGGCGGGAGCAGCAGCATGCGGGCCACGCGGCCCTGGCCCGAGCGGCGGAGGACGGCGACCGCCTCCGGCTCGTGCCGGGCGGCGTTGGCGAGGACGCCGAACACGAACATGGTGACCACGAGCGAGGTGCCTCCGGACGAGATCAGCGGGAGCTGCAGCCCGGTCACCGGCAGCAGCCCCACGACGTAACCGATGTTGATGGCGGCCTGGGCGACCAGCCAGGTCGTCGACGTCGCGACGACGATGCGCAGCCACGGGTCGGTGGTGCGCGAGGCGATCCGGAACCCGGTGTAGGCCAACGTGGCGAACAGCGCGAGCACCGAGAACGCCCCGACGAACCCCAGCTCCTCGCCGATGATCGCGAAGATGAAGTCGTTGTGGGCGTTGGGCAGGTAGCTCCACTTGGCGCGCCCCTGGCCCAGCCCGACGCCGAACAGCCCGCCGTCGGCGAGCGAGTACAGGGCCTGCCGGGCCTGGAAGCCCGCGGCCTGGGTGTCGCTGCTGTCGAGGAACGAGGTGATCCGGGCCAGCCGGTAGGGCGCGGCGATGCCCAGGACGAGCGCGCCGCCCGCGGCGCCGGCGAGCAGCGCCCCCATCAGGCGCAGCGGGGCGCCCGCGAAGAACAGCAGGGAGACGAGCACGACGCCGAGCGTGATCGTCATGCCGAGGTCGGGCTGCAGCACGAGCAGCAGGCACAGCAGCAGCGCCACCGGCACGACCGGCGAGAGCGCGTACTTCCAGCGGTGCATGACGGCGCGGCGGGCGACGAGGACGTGCGCCCCCCACAGCGTCAGCGCCACCTTGACGGCCTCCGACGGCTGGATCGTGAAGGAGCTGCCGACCGCGATCCACGCCTTCGAGCCGCTGCGCTCGGTGCCGAACAGCAGCACCGCGACGAGCGCGACGACCCCGATCACGAGGGCCGCGGGCGCCAGCGCGCGCAGCCGGCGTGGGGAGATCCGCAGGCCCAGCCAGAACAGCGCGACGCCCGGGACGCAGAACAGCAGCTGGCGGTAGAAGACGTCGTAGGACGACCCGTCGCTGACCAGCGACTCCACCGACGACGCCGACAGCACCATGACCAGCCCGAACAGCGTGAGCAGGCCGAAGACGCCGAGCACGAGGTGCAGCGAGGTCAGCGGGCGCGCGAGCCACTGGCCCAGCGCGGTGCCGGTCCGGCCGACGGCCTGGCGGACCGCGCCCGGCCGTGCGGCCGGCGTGCGGGGGGTGCGGGTGCTCACGCGCGGACCCCTCCGGAGCGGGCCGGGTCGGCCAGCGCCGAGACGGCGTCGGCGAAGGCCTGCCCCCGGGCCGCGTAGTCGCGGAACTGGTCCATCGACGCGGCCGCGGGCGCCAGCAGGACGACGTCCCCGGGCTCGGCGAGAGCGGCGGCACGGCGCACGGCGGACGGCATGGGCCCATCGTCGCCCGCGACCACCTCGCTCACGGGGACCTCGGGCGCGTGTCGCGCGAGCGCCGCGAGGATCTCCGAGCGGTCGGCGCCGATCACCACGGCGCCGCGCAGGCGGCCCGCGTGGCGGGCCACGAGGTCGTCGACCGACGCCCCCTTGAGCAGCCCGCCGGCGATCCAGACGACCCGCCCGGCGGTGACCGCGGCCAGCGAGGCCGACGCCGCGTGCGGGTTGGTGGCCTTGGAGTCGTCGACGTAGGTGACGCCGTCGACGACCCCGACGCGCTCGGCCCGGTGGCGCCCCGGGCGGAACCCGGCGAGCCCCGCGCGCACGGCCCCGGGCCCGACTCCGTGGGCGCGGGCCAGCGCGGCGGCGGCGAGGGCGTCGGTGACGCCGGGGGGGCCGCCGGGCTCGACGTCCGACGCCGGGAGCAGGGCCACCTCGTCGCCGAAGGCCCGGTCCACCAGCGTCCCGTCGACGACGCCGAGCTGCCCGGGAGCCGGCTCCCCCAGCGTCACGCCGACCCGCACCGGGGCGGGCGCGGCGGCCAGCAGCCCGGCGGCGCGGACGTCGTCGACCCCGGCGACCGCGACGGCGCCCAGCAGCGCCCGCGCCTTCGCGGCGGCGTAGGCGTCCATGGAGCCGTGCCAGTCGAGGTGGTCCTCGGCGACGTTGAGCACGCAGCCGGCGGCCGGGACGATCGAGGGCGACCAGTGCAGCTGGAAGCTCGACAGCTCCACGGCGAGCACGCGGTGCCCGGCGCGGACGGCGTCGACGGCCGGGTAGCCGATGTTGCCGCAGGCCACGGCGTCGAGGCCGGCGCCCTGCAGGACCGCCTCCAGCATGCCGGTGGTCGTGGTCTTGCCGTTGGTGCCGGTGACGAC contains these protein-coding regions:
- the ftsW gene encoding putative lipid II flippase FtsW encodes the protein MSTRTPRTPAARPGAVRQAVGRTGTALGQWLARPLTSLHLVLGVFGLLTLFGLVMVLSASSVESLVSDGSSYDVFYRQLLFCVPGVALFWLGLRISPRRLRALAPAALVIGVVALVAVLLFGTERSGSKAWIAVGSSFTIQPSEAVKVALTLWGAHVLVARRAVMHRWKYALSPVVPVALLLCLLLVLQPDLGMTITLGVVLVSLLFFAGAPLRLMGALLAGAAGGALVLGIAAPYRLARITSFLDSSDTQAAGFQARQALYSLADGGLFGVGLGQGRAKWSYLPNAHNDFIFAIIGEELGFVGAFSVLALFATLAYTGFRIASRTTDPWLRIVVATSTTWLVAQAAINIGYVVGLLPVTGLQLPLISSGGTSLVVTMFVFGVLANAARHEPEAVAVLRRSGQGRVARMLLLPPPEPYRAPVTRASARVR
- the murD gene encoding UDP-N-acetylmuramoyl-L-alanine--D-glutamate ligase, which encodes MELDDLRGAPVVVAGAGISGLAAARALLELGARVTVTDAVPERLTDLPDGAVAGSEDALPDGTVLVVTGPGRRPDHPITGLGVPVVGETELAWWLGAARAEPPAWLVVTGTNGKTTTTGMLEAVLQGAGLDAVACGNIGYPAVDAVRAGHRVLAVELSSFQLHWSPSIVPAAGCVLNVAEDHLDWHGSMDAYAAAKARALLGAVAVAGVDDVRAAGLLAAAPAPVRVGVTLGEPAPGQLGVVDGTLVDRAFGDEVALLPASDVEPGGPPGVTDALAAAALARAHGVGPGAVRAGLAGFRPGRHRAERVGVVDGVTYVDDSKATNPHAASASLAAVTAGRVVWIAGGLLKGASVDDLVARHAGRLRGAVVIGADRSEILAALARHAPEVPVSEVVAGDDGPMPSAVRRAAALAEPGDVVLLAPAAASMDQFRDYAARGQAFADAVSALADPARSGGVRA
- the murG gene encoding undecaprenyldiphospho-muramoylpentapeptide beta-N-acetylglucosaminyltransferase: MRALSVVVAGGGSAGHIEPALALADAVRRLHPDARVTALGTERGLDTTLVPARGYPLELIPPVPLPRRPSADLLKLPGRVRGAVKRVRQVLAEVDADVVVGFGGYVALPAYLGARGRVPIVVHEANARAGLANKVGARFAARVVAAVPGSGLPGAQVLGIPLRRAVTQLDRAGLRAEARRKYGLPADGPVLLVFGGSQGARTLNTAVAAALPGLLDARVSVLHAHGRGGTAAPPAPGYVPLPYIDDMHLAYAAADAVLGRAGAMTVAEVSAVGLPAVYVPLPHGNGEQALNAGPVVAAGGGILVPDDELTGDRVLTELLPLLTDPARLAAMGAAARASGHADADERLARVVLEVARA